The following is a genomic window from Benincasa hispida cultivar B227 chromosome 7, ASM972705v1, whole genome shotgun sequence.
atagtcaaaatagatattttgaaattacaagggctaataaataaaagttgaacGTATAAATACAAAAACCAACATTAAGAAAATACGTAGATGAAGGAAgtatttaaaacttttcttttgtttgcaaaaactaaaaatagtagTTTTCAATACTCActttttaaaaggaaataacttttttttttctttcggaaaaagtaaaaaaaaaaaagaaaaaaacccacCGCGTTGGTATGTTTTTagcctttaattaatttgaatcagTGCATAGTAATAGCCATGAAAGAAGTTGGTAATATAGTTTAGtagtaaaaatagaaaaatattaattattagttatCATTTTAAAGAAAGTAAAGAAAAACCGTAATAATGAGAATGTGATACAAGTGGCTTAcaaataatattagaaaaattcttataaatagaaaaatctttaaaatctttatactttataataaaaagttttaaaaatgctttgtacttttgaaaattttttcaataaaacgtaaatattttaaaatatttttttataggtAAAAAGGCCCTAATATATTAACAACATTCGAATTTTCCCatcctaaaaaataataaagaaaaacgaAACCATTATATTATTGTTGGAATGGCAGGACCGAAATGGGCCATCTTCTATGTGGGCCCAATTCAATTTGGAGTGTGCTATGGTTCTGTTGTTGCTGGAATTCTTATTGGTGGTCAAAATCTCAAGGTCAGACTTTTCTCCCTCTTAAATTACCAATTTGACTTTTTATGCAAttcatatttctttcttttttttttttttttttttaattaagattaacttaatttatttaaattttttatttggcaCATTCGCCAAAACTGGTTAagccaaaaaaataaattataaaattcaaGTTCTATGactcaatttcatttttttttccaaatatgaGAATCATTACTTAGAGATTAAACTAATATAGTGTTTGTTGGGTCGGTTTAGAACgactttttaagtgtttaaaaaaTCCTTACAAATAGATCATTACTGGAAACATCGTTTATGCAATTCTTAAAAGTTTGaatgaaattattaaagaatagggttttttttcttaaaagtttgaatgaaattatattaaaataggggttttttttgttttttttttgcagtATATATATGTGTTGTGTAATCCAGAAGGGAGGATGCAACTATatgaatttataataatatttggaGCATTAATGCTAATTTTAGCACAAATTCCATCTTTCCATTCTATGAGACATATCAACCTtatctctctcactctctccctgGCTTATAGTGCTTGTGTAACGGCGGCTTCTTTGAAATTAGGTAAAGAAGGGTACATGTGTAATTTCGCACTAATTTTCTTCGTTTTGTGAAATTACCTTTAAAGCCTTCTCATGACAGGTTATTCCAAAAATGCACCTCCAAGAGACTACTCTGTTGAAGGGTCACCCGTTAGCCAGTTATTTAATGCCTTCAATGGCATTTCAGTCATTGCAACTACCTACGCTTGTGGAATGCTTCCTGAAATACAGGtataaattacaattttaagtTATACCAAATACATCCAAATGTGACttttttgattttgaatgataAATTATTTATGCAGGCAACATTAGTAGCTCCAGTGAAGGGGAAGATGTTCAAAGGGCTATGCCTTTGTTATGCAGTAATAGCAGCCACCTTTTTGAGCGTTGGAATTTCAGGGTATTGGACTTTTGGAAAGGAGGCCATGGGAACCGTTCTTTCTAATTTCATGTCTAACAATCTTCTCCCCTCTTGGCTTCTCATCATCACCAATGCCTTTTGCCTCTTACAAGTCTCTGCTGTTGCCGGCGTAAGATCCCATCCTTTCAATTCCtctcttttccatttttttttttgttacatttcaatttatttggttcatcaacttttaagtTTCTGTCTAAGATtagatttcaaaaaaatatttataatatatcttaaATTTCAGTTTTGTATTTAGTAAATCATTGAACTTAAGAAAAAGAGTGAACAATTTAATAACTAAACATGCAATATAACCTAAAGGAAAAAATTTGGGTGCAGCTAGAAAGCATGCACCCTTTATGCATATATCCCAAGCTGTACCTAATGTAATATTGCCACTtggtaatttgatttttttctaaaattattttaattattttaatttatgtggTAAAGAGGAGATTGTACCTAATCATTTCTTTAATCTAAATAGGGCCGTATAAATATAGTTTGTATGAATAAAAAGAATCTctttataaaaagaaagaaattgttatattaaaatatgaattCTCTCGTTATTTACTACTTTAAGGGGTGTTTAGAAAGTGGAATTGTGAAATGTGAAAAAGTGGTGAAATTGTTGGCTCACAATGTAATTGATGTTTTTTAGTCTTGGATCTATGAATTCTTTGGACCAAATAAAGCGTAGAGTTGTACTCCAACTTATTTCTCATTTCTTCTCCAACCGTTTAGAAATATCATATTGATGGTATTTGATTGTTTATTTATGTAGACTTACTTACAACCCACAAATGAAGTATTTGAGAAGAAATTTGCAGACCCAAACAAAAATCAATTCTCAATGCGCAACATTGTGCCAAGGATAATAGCACGGTCGTTATCAGTGGTGATAGCCACCATAATTGGAGCTATGTTGCCTTTCTTTGGGGATCTAATGGCATTAATTGGAGCATTGGGATTCATTCCTCTTGATTTCATTATGCCAATGGTTTTCTACAATGCCACTTTCAAGCCTTCAAAACGTGGCTATCTTTATTGGCTTAACACTTTGATTGTAGTAGTTTCATCGGTCTTGGCATTTATTGGGGGTGTTGCTTCCATTCGACAAATCGTTTTGGATGCCAAAGAATATCGATTGTTTGCGAACGTGTGAGCCAAATATTGGTAACGCAAGTGTTCGATGTCAAGTATTTATAATACGGTAAAACTATAGTGTGTTTTGTCTTAGGATTGAATTTCTTGTTCAAGTATTATAGATACTGTTGTTCAATTTTTCAACTTTGAAACTTGTGTCTACTaaatctttgaactttaaatGGAAATgtaataagttttaaaattttcaatctatATCTATTGTGTtctcttttatctttttttagtttaataatgAGTGGAGTGTGGTGGATTTGAGTGTTTGACTTCTCAATTGAACTATGATCATAATTacctttatttttaattaaaaaatacttcaaattgTGTAGagtgaatatttaaattttaaattttgtactcaataaaataatgaatattgaattcaataaaataatgaatattgaattttgttgaaaaacttttatagAGAGATGTGACAAATGTTTTCACCATTGATACCATCAAGAGAAATAGAGAGAAACAAAGAAGATAAAAGAATGTGGAAGTTGTCCATTAGAGTTTCCAACCTCTCtacaataaaattgaaagtatactaaaaaaaaatgtatgaacAAATTTTACTAGGAGAAAAGTTAGAGATATGAGAAGATAAACAGAAGGTAGATATAGATTTTcctttttagaaaataaatagttaggatcaattatattttgaagttatagtttaataattattttactaCCTTTAAAAATTATggtaataaaagttgtttaaataattatatatttattgcatatataaattaaataatttaattaaaatttcaacttCTTAAGCGCGTATCACGTATCTATTACTAGTAATTTTAAAggatagaaaaaatatttgaaaagtgTGTCTAATTAGATCTTAGGTTTCAAAATCTAACAATAAATTTTAGCCCCTCAATTAACAAAAagtgttaaaaatataataataataattaaagttttaaaaaacaacttattttttttaaaaaaaaaaatgaaaaagaaaaccctCCTTTTCTCATCCCTCCACCTCACAAAGGCATGGacacaattaatataatttaaaaattttgacattttggaATATGTAGCAGACCTATGgaaaaatttaaatacaatAATGAATGGCTAAAATGTTAACTTTATTGAAAGTTATATAAGACATGAAGTTGTGGATGTGCCATTATGCAAAGCAATGTCTCTGTTCCCATCTCTTTTGCTTTTGGGAAAAGAGTTGTTTTGTTCAAGTATAAAAGGGACCACCATCACCATCCCCCTTAAACCCATCTCGTTACATCATGAACTTGTTgattgttcattttttttctttttttttttttttggtataaaATGGGAAAGAGGAGAAAAGGGGTCCGTCGATTATGGCGAACCAGATCGTTTAGAAACTACCTCCGCCTGCGACGGTCGGAGGCGGCCGATGCTGATATCAGTGGCTATTTTAACTAATGTCAGTGACTATTTACAATTTAGTCATCACctacgttatatatatatatacttattatttatttatttatttctctctcctCTATGCATACTCTCTCTCCCATACATAGTCTCTCTCCCCCATGCATATATTACATAatccttcatcttcatattgGGTTTATAatacaaacaaaattataaGATTTTGACATTCGTGAATAGTCACTGATATTAATGAAAATAGAGAGGCCAATAGgtcttttttgtaaaaaaataaattgtttaagaTAATATGAGCCTTTTATGTAGGGCGAAGAAAAAGAGATGAAGATGGATGGAGGGTTATGTATTATAAACCCCAATATGAAGatgaactttatttttttttcttatttttgatatatactgtgatatatatgtactttttttttagtttttgtaggaaatttgaaatatactgtggtatatatattcatttatttgatatagacgagtgttttttttatttagacttattgtattatgatatatatactgtgatgtaaatgaaatttatgaagatttatatactgtggtatatttcatatattggctTATACTGTGATTTATGTTAAGTATTGAGttaatctctaatttataaactgtagtgtatttcatatattggttataatattttcaaacCT
Proteins encoded in this region:
- the LOC120080867 gene encoding GABA transporter 1-like; translation: METKAPISGDTMAKEKESSNAHVHLTVELDAGALFVLKSRGSWWHCGYHLTTSIVAPSLLSLPFAFRLLGWVGGIICLLFGGFVTFYAYHLLSLVLEHHAMRGSRLLRFRDMATNILGPKWAIFYVGPIQFGVCYGSVVAGILIGGQNLKYIYVLCNPEGRMQLYEFIIIFGALMLILAQIPSFHSMRHINLISLTLSLAYSACVTAASLKLGYSKNAPPRDYSVEGSPVSQLFNAFNGISVIATTYACGMLPEIQATLVAPVKGKMFKGLCLCYAVIAATFLSVGISGYWTFGKEAMGTVLSNFMSNNLLPSWLLIITNAFCLLQVSAVAGTYLQPTNEVFEKKFADPNKNQFSMRNIVPRIIARSLSVVIATIIGAMLPFFGDLMALIGALGFIPLDFIMPMVFYNATFKPSKRGYLYWLNTLIVVVSSVLAFIGGVASIRQIVLDAKEYRLFANV